A single region of the Rhodothermia bacterium genome encodes:
- a CDS encoding DASS family sodium-coupled anion symporter, producing the protein METKFEKRQLVGLVLGPMLMMIMQLLPAPEGMSVAAWNTASAAVLMATWWITEAIPIPITSLLPIVLFPLMGVLKIDEATAPYADPVVYMFMGGFIIALAMEKWNLHKRIALSIIQAVGTSPERLIFGFMISSAFISMWINNTATTMMMLPIALSVVRLLYEEGENPNQRNFVIVLMLAIAHASTIGGLGTLIGTAPNMFFAGFMNKTYGIQISFVQWMLAVLPMVVVSIPIVTLILTRIVFPIKMKEIEGAKEMVVREKKGLGKMTTAEKWVGLAFFLVAFLWVFKSLSEPLLGIKTPFLSDAGIGITGCVLLFLIPLNLKKGVFVMDWPSATKLPWELILLFGGGLSLAEAIGTSGLAKWIGASLGALNVLPMFLLLFTIVVLTIVLTEFTSNTALAATLLPVLGPVAMQMGENPLLLLIPATIAASTGFMMPVGTPPNAIVYGTGYIKVTEMIRAGIWLNIFFAFLVSMFAYTIITWVFGIEFGKIPTWAH; encoded by the coding sequence ATGGAAACAAAATTTGAGAAAAGGCAACTCGTCGGATTGGTTTTGGGGCCAATGTTGATGATGATAATGCAGTTATTACCCGCGCCAGAAGGAATGTCGGTAGCGGCGTGGAATACAGCATCTGCCGCCGTTCTCATGGCAACATGGTGGATTACGGAGGCCATTCCAATTCCCATAACCTCACTCTTGCCGATTGTGCTTTTTCCGCTTATGGGTGTGTTGAAAATAGATGAGGCAACCGCACCATACGCCGATCCAGTGGTTTATATGTTTATGGGTGGATTTATTATTGCTTTGGCAATGGAAAAGTGGAATTTGCATAAACGTATCGCACTATCCATCATTCAAGCAGTGGGGACAAGTCCGGAAAGGCTCATTTTCGGTTTTATGATTTCCTCTGCTTTTATCAGTATGTGGATCAATAATACCGCTACTACTATGATGATGCTTCCGATTGCATTATCGGTAGTGCGCCTGTTGTACGAAGAGGGCGAAAACCCAAATCAGCGGAATTTTGTTATCGTTTTGATGTTGGCCATTGCACATGCCTCGACGATTGGCGGTTTGGGAACGCTCATCGGAACTGCACCAAATATGTTTTTTGCAGGTTTTATGAACAAAACCTATGGCATACAAATAAGTTTTGTTCAATGGATGTTAGCCGTTTTGCCAATGGTAGTCGTTTCAATTCCGATAGTAACATTGATCCTTACGAGAATTGTATTCCCCATAAAGATGAAAGAGATAGAAGGGGCAAAGGAGATGGTGGTGAGAGAAAAAAAGGGTTTAGGCAAAATGACCACAGCAGAAAAATGGGTTGGGCTTGCCTTTTTCTTGGTAGCGTTTTTGTGGGTGTTTAAGTCCTTGTCTGAACCATTGTTAGGGATTAAAACCCCCTTTCTTTCTGATGCTGGCATTGGAATAACAGGCTGCGTATTGCTCTTCTTAATACCGCTGAACTTGAAAAAAGGTGTGTTTGTGATGGATTGGCCATCTGCTACAAAATTGCCTTGGGAATTGATTTTGTTGTTTGGTGGCGGTCTAAGCCTTGCAGAAGCGATTGGGACTTCCGGCCTAGCGAAGTGGATTGGGGCAAGCCTCGGCGCATTGAATGTCCTACCTATGTTCTTATTGCTCTTTACCATTGTTGTACTTACTATTGTATTAACTGAATTTACAAGTAATACCGCTTTAGCAGCCACCTTATTGCCGGTGTTAGGCCCTGTTGCTATGCAAATGGGCGAAAACCCCTTGTTATTGCTCATTCCAGCAACCATAGCCGCAAGTACGGGATTTATGATGCCGGTCGGAACGCCACCGAATGCCATTGTTTATGGTACAGGCTATATTAAAGTAACGGAAATGATTCGGGCCGGCATCTGGCTGAATATTTTCTTTGCGTTTTTGGTATCAATGTTTGCATATACCATTATTACGTGGGTTTTTGGAATTGAATTTGGTAAAATTCCAACTTGGGCACACTAA
- a CDS encoding DNA translocase FtsK — MRLSILSSGAFLIVSMISTTITSIITEFWWIPGMVGGGLYLWLFIRKRNPNETSPWFDVGQDIGDVLDEQDVHYNHILVDEDNPNMIRFLIQCPTNGGANFETEVLSLLSAFRMRLGNAKIELKPDYDNRAMVLLLPRPEGQRKKVNLEDALEAVKKAKAKLPVSLGLTNGGKYPVLDLAEMPHLLIAGTTGSGKSVFLLNVLVSWLRFRKPQLILISPKPTTFAAFKSVATVISDANEAVQALQAMVIEMHRRYTVPGLHPPIVIMIDELAQLMVASEKPLRSATELCLVQLAQMAREASIHLVLATQRPSSEVITGLIRDNIPGRICLRVATPSASRMILGDQHGDGYKLRGNGHGYYLQGEKLLEFQAPMVSEEDVNKAIATPPTITSIRSRSYTQAA, encoded by the coding sequence ATGCGACTCTCGATCCTATCCAGCGGTGCATTTTTAATTGTATCCATGATTTCCACCACCATCACTTCGATTATTACGGAATTTTGGTGGATACCGGGCATGGTCGGTGGGGGCTTGTACCTTTGGTTATTCATTCGCAAACGGAATCCGAACGAAACTTCACCTTGGTTTGATGTGGGGCAGGATATTGGGGATGTTTTGGATGAGCAAGACGTACACTATAACCACATTTTGGTGGATGAAGACAATCCAAATATGATTCGATTCCTGATCCAATGTCCGACGAATGGCGGAGCAAACTTTGAAACAGAGGTACTCTCCCTTTTATCTGCCTTTAGAATGCGGTTAGGCAATGCCAAGATCGAACTTAAACCAGACTATGATAACCGTGCAATGGTGCTTCTGCTCCCACGTCCCGAAGGCCAACGAAAGAAAGTAAACCTCGAAGATGCACTTGAAGCAGTAAAAAAAGCAAAAGCCAAACTTCCGGTTTCACTTGGGCTAACTAACGGTGGTAAGTATCCCGTATTAGACCTCGCTGAAATGCCTCATTTGTTGATTGCTGGCACTACTGGATCTGGGAAATCTGTGTTTTTATTGAACGTCTTGGTTTCGTGGCTAAGGTTCAGAAAACCACAACTCATTTTAATTAGCCCCAAACCAACCACATTTGCAGCTTTTAAATCGGTTGCAACTGTTATTTCGGATGCAAATGAAGCAGTTCAGGCACTCCAAGCAATGGTAATTGAAATGCACCGACGCTACACCGTGCCAGGTTTACACCCTCCGATTGTCATCATGATAGATGAACTTGCACAACTAATGGTCGCTTCGGAGAAACCATTGCGATCTGCCACGGAACTTTGCTTGGTGCAACTGGCACAAATGGCGCGTGAAGCCTCCATACATTTGGTTCTGGCAACTCAAAGACCGAGTTCCGAAGTTATTACGGGGCTGATTCGGGACAATATTCCGGGTAGGATTTGTTTAAGGGTAGCGACGCCCTCCGCCAGTCGGATGATTTTGGGCGACCAACATGGCGACGGGTATAAATTAAGAGGCAACGGGCATGGCTATTATTTGCAAGGTGAGAAATTGCTCGAATTTCAAGCCCCGATGGTCAGCGAGGAAGACGTAAACAAAGCCATTGCGACACCGCCCACCATTACTTCTATTCGATCTCGCAGTTATACACAAGCGGCCTGA